From Rudanella lutea DSM 19387, a single genomic window includes:
- a CDS encoding phage portal protein: MGRRIMLKELRTKLATALMPGTLPALRSGRLNFIWTGRQVQVLPADVATYVRAYTEDDMIFSVQDWKSQKIAAAPPMLFQVKDKVKFRQYRELSRKCLEQPNDRILGIARKAAREAALEPVDRHYILDVLERPNPMQTRVQLMYALATMLDVVGTVFVYGNKLDTGVNKGQVRELWRLPELGMMVEGMGLMSGPTVFRALGLREAIPADRVMMLKSFNPLAEINAQWHWGLSRLEPLRKSVLTKHAEANAAEAEAFQNRGARKLVFPKGGNIDDLDVKQVKEVQEHLDAKLSGGYGKVIANSMELGSIDVGSTLVDLNIIESYDAMLEKVCAVYHTRKEVHSSGKQSTFNNLAEARKSSLTDGVLPDQALIYDYLNQFFVASYNTEREQYHLEPDLDYYPELQEDNERKAKYLDHLALTENQRLEAFGYEPHDHPMMNVPMVPAGRTPVTDFVPTDPPSGNEPDTEEEDVYEEEA, encoded by the coding sequence GTGGGCCGTCGCATAATGCTAAAGGAACTGCGTACTAAACTGGCCACGGCCCTGATGCCCGGCACCTTGCCCGCTCTGCGTAGTGGGCGGCTCAATTTTATTTGGACCGGTCGGCAGGTGCAGGTATTGCCGGCCGATGTAGCTACCTACGTTCGGGCCTATACCGAGGACGATATGATTTTCTCGGTGCAGGACTGGAAAAGCCAGAAGATTGCGGCCGCTCCGCCAATGCTATTTCAGGTGAAGGACAAGGTGAAGTTTCGCCAGTACCGGGAATTGTCGCGTAAGTGTCTGGAACAACCCAACGACCGTATTCTGGGAATTGCCCGCAAAGCGGCTCGTGAGGCTGCCCTGGAACCCGTCGACCGGCACTATATTCTCGATGTGCTGGAGCGGCCGAACCCCATGCAGACCCGTGTCCAGTTGATGTATGCACTCGCCACAATGCTGGATGTGGTGGGTACGGTGTTCGTGTACGGGAACAAGCTCGATACCGGAGTCAATAAGGGTCAGGTTCGAGAGCTTTGGCGGCTACCGGAGCTGGGCATGATGGTCGAGGGCATGGGGCTGATGTCGGGGCCGACGGTGTTTCGGGCGCTGGGCTTGAGAGAAGCAATACCGGCCGACCGGGTGATGATGTTGAAGTCATTCAACCCACTCGCCGAAATCAACGCCCAATGGCACTGGGGCCTTTCGCGCCTGGAACCCCTGCGTAAGTCTGTACTGACGAAGCACGCGGAGGCCAATGCCGCCGAGGCCGAGGCCTTCCAGAACCGGGGAGCGCGTAAGCTGGTGTTTCCCAAGGGTGGAAACATCGACGATCTGGACGTAAAGCAGGTAAAAGAGGTGCAGGAGCATCTCGACGCAAAACTTTCGGGCGGGTACGGGAAAGTTATTGCGAACTCAATGGAGTTGGGCAGTATCGACGTGGGGAGTACGCTGGTCGACCTGAACATTATCGAATCGTACGACGCGATGCTGGAGAAAGTTTGCGCGGTGTATCATACCCGCAAAGAAGTGCATAGTTCGGGCAAGCAGAGCACGTTCAACAATCTGGCCGAGGCCCGGAAGTCGTCACTTACCGACGGGGTGTTGCCCGATCAGGCTTTGATTTACGACTACCTGAATCAGTTCTTCGTGGCCTCGTATAATACCGAACGGGAACAGTATCACCTCGAACCCGATCTGGATTACTACCCCGAGTTGCAGGAGGATAACGAGCGCAAAGCAAAGTATTTGGATCACCTCGCGCTGACTGAAAACCAGCGACTCGAAGCGTTCGGGTACGAGCCTCACGACCACCCCATGATGAACGTGCCGATGGTGCCCGCAGGCCGTACCCCGGTGACCGACTTCGTGCCAACTGACCCGCCATCGGGTAATGAGCCGGATACTGAGGAAGAGGACGTGTACGAAGAAGAGGCATAG
- a CDS encoding phosphatidate cytidylyltransferase has protein sequence MRQRLAEMSNLRQRIIAAVLGVPIILLAIWYDDWSFALLFIVISALTQLEFYRLLGLDGNQPLTAYGTAVGCFICLLAYLIETDIIDFDNYFLICPAASMIFLIKLYKKKDMKPFSNIGFTFLGIIYVAVPFALLIVMALRGGTYHPTLVVGCLLLMWASDIGAYFAGTKFGRRKLFERVSPKKSWEGSVGGALASAGVALGLAIYAPVLQPWQWYSVGAIIVVTGTYGDLVESLFKRSIAIKDSGTSIPGHGGFLDRFDGLLLAAPFIITFLKLFA, from the coding sequence ATGAGACAACGTTTGGCTGAAATGTCGAACCTTCGGCAGCGGATTATAGCCGCCGTGCTGGGGGTTCCGATTATTCTGCTGGCGATTTGGTACGACGACTGGAGCTTTGCGCTGCTGTTTATCGTGATCAGCGCCCTGACCCAATTAGAGTTTTACCGGCTGCTCGGCCTTGATGGAAATCAGCCGCTAACGGCTTATGGTACGGCGGTGGGCTGCTTTATCTGCCTGCTGGCCTATCTTATCGAAACCGACATTATTGATTTTGACAATTACTTCCTGATCTGCCCGGCGGCTTCGATGATCTTTCTGATCAAGCTCTACAAAAAGAAAGACATGAAGCCCTTCAGCAATATCGGCTTTACGTTTCTGGGTATCATTTATGTAGCTGTGCCGTTTGCCTTGCTGATTGTGATGGCCTTACGGGGAGGCACTTATCACCCTACGCTGGTTGTGGGGTGCCTGCTGCTGATGTGGGCCAGCGACATTGGGGCTTATTTTGCCGGTACCAAGTTTGGCCGACGAAAGCTCTTTGAACGGGTATCACCCAAAAAATCGTGGGAAGGCAGCGTGGGCGGAGCCTTGGCGTCAGCTGGGGTGGCCCTGGGCCTGGCCATTTATGCGCCCGTACTACAACCCTGGCAGTGGTACAGTGTGGGGGCTATTATTGTCGTAACGGGCACCTACGGCGACCTGGTTGAGTCGCTGTTTAAGCGCAGCATTGCCATCAAAGACTCCGGCACGAGTATTCCTGGGCATGGCGGTTTCCTCGACCGGTTCGACGGGCTCTTGCTGGCGGCTCCGTTCATTATCACGTTTTTGAAGCTTTTTGCGTAA
- a CDS encoding LytR/AlgR family response regulator transcription factor, with protein MKNLQPGMLHVPSYGPVVVQEITYLRAEGNYCYVYARPFIRPILCATPLAGFAQQLPGFLRPHKSYLVNPQHVDAFEQRPENTKCYRLRLRGGVVLPVARRRIGYTVTELVDAVGPLCRQ; from the coding sequence ATGAAAAACCTTCAACCGGGCATGCTTCACGTGCCCTCGTACGGGCCTGTTGTGGTTCAGGAGATCACCTATCTGCGTGCTGAGGGTAATTACTGTTACGTATACGCCCGGCCCTTTATTCGGCCCATCCTGTGCGCGACTCCACTGGCCGGCTTCGCCCAGCAACTGCCCGGCTTCCTCCGTCCCCACAAAAGCTACCTCGTTAACCCCCAGCATGTCGACGCCTTCGAGCAGCGGCCGGAGAACACCAAGTGCTATCGTCTCCGGCTGAGGGGTGGGGTAGTGTTGCCCGTGGCCCGTCGGCGCATTGGGTATACGGTTACCGAGTTAGTCGATGCCGTGGGGCCACTCTGTCGCCAGTAG
- a CDS encoding phage minor head protein, whose amino-acid sequence MTPAQNDRESRQYVRWLLTMERRSTGYVRLWLRRVREAVIAYLEENGIMATLNNLERLVPAMDVRAMLGRIYRQVFPSAATGEFERIRQMVADQGTPIPESMQVGFFSRVWQGRVESMLMQPDTAARVTQISNTTRTAIRQALVGANAERLDIRATARRIRTAIGGKRGERRSITIARTETTRAANAGHEAGAASTGLDLAKRWVATADPRTRDAHRAMIGKPAIPKEALFTVGGVRMRYPGDPAGGAANCVNCRCRVLYVPAGTPYARPMALGDDEDIIAGPTKPITRDIIKKRKGVPFSEAKTTDEAATWAEQHIGGEVDYTGIAPKVANRINNQLYALKVKYGKSYDSIAIRFDMQRDTTFSTGLMYETTNQVQLLINGNLWSPRKARQTEEYAARMEKVGFFFRGSVESAVVHEYGHLLHLSTFLDSDISYERINANWVRSLSKKLSEEEKQDAISKYARLDQHESLAEAFVAYHYLPNRVEKLSALERLLLKKIVSLP is encoded by the coding sequence ATGACCCCCGCCCAAAACGACCGCGAATCGCGCCAGTATGTTCGGTGGCTCCTGACTATGGAGCGCCGGTCGACGGGTTACGTGCGTCTATGGCTCCGCCGGGTTCGTGAAGCGGTGATTGCCTATCTGGAAGAGAACGGCATCATGGCCACGCTAAACAACCTGGAACGGTTGGTGCCTGCCATGGACGTACGGGCGATGCTCGGTCGCATATACCGGCAGGTGTTTCCCTCGGCCGCGACGGGGGAGTTTGAGCGGATTCGGCAGATGGTTGCCGACCAAGGAACGCCCATACCTGAGTCGATGCAGGTAGGGTTTTTCTCGCGGGTATGGCAGGGCCGGGTGGAGTCGATGCTCATGCAGCCCGATACGGCCGCCCGGGTGACCCAGATCAGCAACACGACCCGTACCGCCATCCGTCAGGCGCTCGTCGGAGCCAACGCCGAACGGCTCGACATCCGAGCCACGGCCCGGCGCATCCGCACGGCCATCGGGGGGAAGCGGGGCGAACGGCGTAGCATAACCATTGCCCGTACCGAAACCACGCGGGCTGCCAACGCGGGCCACGAAGCCGGGGCCGCATCGACGGGGCTTGATTTGGCGAAGCGGTGGGTGGCTACTGCCGACCCACGCACACGCGACGCCCATCGGGCTATGATCGGCAAACCTGCGATTCCCAAAGAGGCCCTGTTTACGGTCGGAGGGGTGCGGATGCGTTACCCCGGCGATCCGGCCGGCGGAGCGGCCAACTGCGTGAATTGCCGGTGCCGGGTGTTGTACGTACCTGCTGGAACGCCCTACGCGCGGCCGATGGCGTTGGGGGATGACGAAGACATAATAGCCGGGCCAACAAAGCCGATCACTCGCGATATTATCAAGAAGCGGAAAGGTGTCCCGTTTAGTGAGGCTAAAACTACCGATGAAGCGGCTACGTGGGCTGAGCAGCACATTGGCGGAGAAGTAGATTATACAGGGATTGCCCCTAAAGTGGCTAATCGGATCAACAACCAGCTCTATGCTCTGAAAGTGAAATACGGCAAGAGTTATGACAGTATAGCGATTCGGTTTGATATGCAGAGGGATACTACCTTTTCGACCGGCTTGATGTATGAAACCACCAATCAGGTACAGCTGCTCATAAATGGTAACCTGTGGAGTCCGCGTAAAGCTCGTCAAACCGAGGAATACGCAGCCAGAATGGAGAAAGTAGGCTTTTTCTTCCGGGGAAGTGTGGAGTCCGCCGTAGTGCATGAGTATGGTCACTTGCTCCACCTGTCTACATTTCTGGATTCAGATATCAGCTACGAGCGAATTAATGCAAATTGGGTGCGTAGCCTGAGTAAGAAGCTATCAGAAGAGGAAAAACAGGATGCCATCTCCAAGTATGCCCGACTGGATCAGCATGAGTCCTTAGCTGAGGCATTCGTAGCCTATCACTATTTGCCTAACAGGGTCGAAAAGCTCTCGGCGCTGGAGCGGTTACTACTCAAAAAAATAGTATCTTTACCATAA
- a CDS encoding terminase small subunit: MNEPSNTPAPKKLTPKERKFVERYALHLNGARAAREAGYSEATAKETAYENLTKPHIKEALAPLLEARQMPVEEGISRLTDWARADMSPFVTEDGALDLTSEEARANLHLIKKITQGPRGISIELHDAKDAVVKILEAQGKINPQGGNGVNVTIFQLPDNGR; this comes from the coding sequence ATGAATGAGCCATCGAACACCCCAGCCCCCAAAAAACTTACCCCGAAAGAAAGGAAGTTCGTGGAGCGGTACGCCCTGCACCTCAATGGTGCACGGGCCGCCCGGGAGGCTGGTTATTCAGAAGCTACGGCCAAAGAAACGGCGTACGAGAACCTGACTAAACCTCACATCAAAGAGGCATTGGCCCCGCTGCTGGAAGCACGGCAGATGCCGGTTGAGGAGGGCATTTCGCGACTCACCGACTGGGCAAGGGCCGACATGAGCCCGTTTGTTACAGAGGATGGCGCATTAGACCTCACAAGTGAAGAAGCCCGCGCCAATCTGCATCTGATCAAGAAAATAACCCAGGGGCCTCGTGGTATTAGCATCGAGCTGCACGACGCCAAAGATGCGGTGGTTAAGATTCTCGAAGCCCAGGGTAAGATCAATCCGCAGGGTGGTAATGGGGTCAACGTAACCATTTTTCAACTTCCTGACAATGGCCGCTAA
- a CDS encoding terminase large subunit domain-containing protein yields MAAKTICPQAGYQMRALASPADIVIGGAAAGVGKTFSLLLEPLRHVNNPDFGAVCFRRTSPQIRAEGGLWDTSQQLYRFAAGNPKETTLEWTFPKGARVNFSHLQHESDIYNWQGAQIALLMFDELTHFTEKQFFYMLSRNRSTCGVRPYVRATCNPDPESWVARFISWWIDEETGFPIPERDGVLRYFTRHGDDFIWGDSKDEVIEKAWFALEPLVTESGIAAEEFVKSVTFISGRIYDNKELLQKDPGYLANLNAQDEETKLALLAGNWKVVISDLDIFDYYALNGCFDNVKAVNESGRYITADIALKGSNKFVVGAWHGFKLQEVSVMPKSDGREVVELIERMAKVHQVQNRHIVFDADGVGGFIDGFIKGAQPFHGGAAAMEAKADSGQKQKENYENLKAQCFYRMGGRVGRGEVAIAAEVGHSMYDKKMTHRQRILHERKAIKRYKADSDGKLRLLPKDEMKVKLGGESPDYMDMIAMREFFELKPARQWAVA; encoded by the coding sequence ATGGCCGCTAAGACGATCTGCCCACAGGCCGGTTATCAGATGCGGGCACTGGCCAGCCCGGCCGACATCGTCATTGGTGGGGCTGCGGCCGGCGTCGGAAAAACCTTCTCCCTGTTACTCGAGCCGCTGCGGCATGTGAACAATCCTGATTTTGGGGCAGTATGCTTCCGGCGTACCTCGCCCCAGATCCGGGCCGAGGGTGGTTTGTGGGACACCTCCCAGCAGTTGTACCGATTCGCTGCGGGAAACCCCAAGGAGACGACACTCGAATGGACCTTCCCCAAGGGAGCGCGGGTCAACTTCTCCCACCTCCAGCATGAGTCCGACATCTACAATTGGCAGGGTGCCCAAATCGCCCTGTTGATGTTTGATGAGTTGACCCACTTCACCGAAAAGCAGTTTTTCTACATGCTCAGCCGAAACCGCTCTACCTGCGGAGTTCGGCCTTATGTCCGGGCAACGTGTAATCCCGACCCCGAATCGTGGGTGGCCCGGTTTATCAGCTGGTGGATCGACGAGGAAACGGGTTTTCCGATTCCAGAGCGCGACGGTGTGCTCCGCTACTTTACCCGGCACGGTGATGATTTTATCTGGGGCGACTCCAAGGATGAGGTGATTGAGAAGGCATGGTTCGCTCTGGAGCCATTGGTCACAGAGTCCGGTATCGCGGCCGAGGAGTTTGTCAAGTCGGTCACGTTCATTTCTGGCCGCATCTACGACAACAAGGAGCTGCTCCAAAAAGACCCCGGCTATCTGGCCAACCTCAACGCGCAGGACGAAGAAACGAAACTGGCATTACTGGCAGGTAACTGGAAGGTAGTCATTTCCGATCTGGACATCTTCGACTACTACGCCCTCAACGGCTGCTTCGACAATGTGAAGGCGGTCAATGAAAGTGGCCGCTATATCACGGCCGACATCGCCCTGAAGGGTTCCAATAAATTCGTAGTCGGTGCCTGGCATGGCTTTAAGTTGCAGGAGGTGTCTGTTATGCCCAAATCAGATGGGCGTGAGGTAGTCGAACTGATTGAACGCATGGCCAAGGTCCACCAGGTGCAGAACCGGCATATTGTCTTCGATGCCGACGGCGTGGGGGGCTTTATCGATGGCTTTATCAAGGGAGCCCAGCCGTTCCATGGTGGGGCTGCTGCGATGGAAGCCAAAGCCGATTCAGGGCAGAAGCAGAAAGAGAACTACGAGAATCTGAAGGCTCAGTGTTTCTACCGAATGGGCGGCCGGGTAGGTCGGGGTGAGGTGGCTATCGCGGCCGAGGTCGGTCATTCGATGTACGACAAGAAGATGACCCACCGTCAACGCATTCTCCACGAACGCAAGGCTATCAAACGATACAAGGCCGACTCGGACGGGAAACTGCGGCTACTCCCCAAAGATGAAATGAAGGTGAAGCTGGGCGGTGAGTCGCCCGATTACATGGACATGATCGCCATGCGTGAGTTTTTCGAACTTAAACCCGCCCGACAGTGGGCCGTCGCATAA